The Palleronia sp. THAF1 genome window below encodes:
- a CDS encoding ATP-binding cassette domain-containing protein yields MTQQPILSAKNLVKRYGRVTALDHCDFELYPGEVLAVIGDNGAGKSSLIKALSGAVQPDAGEIFLNGERIRFDGPIAAREAGIETVYQTLAMSPALSIADNMFMGREIRKPGIMGKVFRQLDKAAMRDFARQKLSDLGLMTIQNIDQAVETLSGGQRQGVAVARAAAFGSKVIILDEPTAALGVKESRRVLELIQDVRSRGIPIILISHNMPHVFEVADRIHVHRLGKRLCVLDPKEHTMSDAVAYMTGAKEPEPVAA; encoded by the coding sequence ATGACCCAGCAACCCATCCTGTCCGCAAAAAACCTGGTGAAGCGCTATGGACGCGTCACCGCGCTCGATCACTGCGACTTCGAGTTGTATCCGGGCGAAGTCCTTGCCGTCATCGGCGACAACGGCGCGGGCAAGTCGTCGCTGATCAAGGCGCTGTCCGGCGCGGTGCAACCCGATGCGGGAGAGATCTTCCTGAACGGTGAGCGCATCCGCTTCGACGGTCCTATCGCAGCGCGCGAGGCAGGGATCGAGACGGTGTATCAAACGCTGGCCATGTCTCCTGCCCTGTCCATCGCCGACAACATGTTCATGGGGCGCGAGATCCGCAAACCGGGTATCATGGGCAAAGTGTTCCGTCAGCTGGACAAGGCGGCGATGCGGGATTTTGCGCGGCAAAAGCTAAGCGACCTGGGACTGATGACGATCCAGAACATCGATCAGGCGGTCGAGACGCTTTCGGGCGGTCAGCGCCAAGGCGTGGCCGTGGCCCGCGCAGCCGCCTTTGGATCGAAAGTCATCATTCTTGACGAGCCGACCGCCGCCCTCGGCGTGAAGGAAAGCCGCCGTGTGCTGGAACTCATTCAGGACGTGCGTAGCCGAGGCATTCCGATCATCTTGATCAGCCACAACATGCCCCACGTGTTCGAGGTTGCGGATCGCATCCACGTTCACCGATTGGGCAAACGCCTGTGCGTGCTCGACCCGAAAGAGCACACCATGTCCGACGCGGTGGCCTACATGACCGGCGCGAAAGAGCCAGAGCCGGTCGCGGCGTAA
- a CDS encoding ABC transporter permease, giving the protein MTDSDYEQNTRGGKADSLAEFEQEHTGIFGRLHSALHSHPAIVPLLVLVVAVIVFGFLNPNFWRVSTLSVIFQQIGIVGILGIAQGLIILTAGIDLSVGAMAVLSSVLMGQLTFRYGVPPTAAIALGLMAGTLMGALNGILVAKLRIPPFITTLGTWQIFLATNYIFSANETIRNQDLQAEAPSLLFWGSRFEIFGARVTFAVVLLLVLVAVVAYILRATAWGRHVYAIGDDLEAAQLAGVNTSKQIIQVYALAGFFCAIAGWVMIGRFGSVSPSASTGVLGNIQAITAVVIGGISLFGGRGTIVGMFLGALIVGVFEMGLRMAGADAQWTYLLIGALIIAAVAVDQWIRKVSA; this is encoded by the coding sequence GTGACCGATAGCGATTACGAACAGAACACCCGGGGCGGCAAGGCGGACTCGCTGGCCGAGTTCGAGCAGGAACATACCGGTATCTTCGGCCGTCTGCATTCGGCGCTGCATTCGCATCCGGCCATCGTACCGCTTCTGGTGCTGGTCGTGGCCGTCATCGTGTTCGGCTTCCTGAACCCCAACTTCTGGCGCGTCAGCACGCTGTCGGTAATCTTCCAGCAGATCGGCATCGTCGGCATCCTTGGCATCGCGCAAGGCCTGATCATCCTGACCGCCGGGATCGACCTGTCGGTCGGCGCCATGGCGGTTCTAAGCTCGGTGCTTATGGGGCAACTGACCTTCCGCTACGGCGTCCCGCCCACCGCTGCCATCGCCTTGGGCTTGATGGCAGGCACTTTGATGGGCGCGTTGAACGGCATCCTTGTCGCGAAACTGCGGATCCCGCCCTTCATCACGACTCTGGGCACGTGGCAGATTTTCCTTGCCACCAACTACATCTTCTCCGCGAACGAGACGATCCGGAACCAGGACCTACAAGCAGAGGCGCCCAGCCTGCTGTTCTGGGGATCGCGGTTCGAAATCTTCGGCGCGCGCGTGACCTTCGCGGTGGTCCTGCTGCTCGTGCTGGTGGCCGTGGTGGCCTACATCCTGCGCGCCACCGCTTGGGGAAGACACGTCTACGCCATCGGCGATGACCTGGAAGCGGCGCAACTTGCTGGAGTGAACACCTCGAAACAGATCATCCAGGTCTACGCGCTGGCGGGTTTCTTCTGCGCCATCGCGGGCTGGGTGATGATCGGACGTTTCGGGTCGGTCTCGCCGTCCGCCTCTACCGGCGTGCTGGGAAACATTCAGGCCATCACGGCGGTCGTCATTGGAGGCATTTCCCTATTCGGCGGGCGCGGCACCATCGTCGGCATGTTCCTTGGCGCGCTGATCGTCGGCGTGTTCGAAATGGGCCTGCGCATGGCAGGCGCGGACGCGCAATGGACGTATCTGCTGATCGGCGCGCTTATCATCGCCGCCGTCGCGGTGGACCAGTGGATCAGAAAGGTATCGGCATGA
- a CDS encoding sugar ABC transporter substrate-binding protein: MTYLKTALLGATALVAFGSMANAAAHEGTSACLITKTDTNPFFVKMKEGAQAKADELGIELKTFAGKVDGDNETQVAAIETCIADGASGILITASDTSAIVPSVEAAKEAGLLVIALDTPLNPIDAAHATFATDNFLAGELIGQWAAATLGDEAANAKIALLDLAVSQPTVGVLRDQGFLSGFGIDLADPNVNGDEDDDRIVGNDVTAGNEEGGRTAMENLLAQDPDINVVYTINEPAAAGAYGALQDMGNDALIVSVDGGCPGVQNVAEGVIGATAQQYPLDMASLGIEAIAAFAEDGTVPEPTEGKDFTDTGVRLVTDAPVDGVESISVEEGLELCWG, translated from the coding sequence ATGACTTACTTGAAAACCGCTCTTCTGGGCGCAACCGCACTTGTTGCCTTCGGTTCCATGGCAAACGCTGCCGCGCACGAAGGCACCTCCGCCTGCCTCATCACCAAGACGGACACCAATCCCTTTTTCGTGAAGATGAAGGAAGGTGCGCAGGCCAAGGCAGACGAACTGGGCATCGAGCTGAAAACCTTTGCCGGCAAGGTCGACGGTGACAACGAAACGCAGGTCGCCGCCATTGAGACCTGCATCGCCGACGGTGCCTCGGGCATCCTGATCACCGCCTCCGACACCTCTGCCATCGTGCCGTCGGTCGAAGCCGCGAAGGAAGCGGGTCTGCTGGTGATCGCACTCGACACGCCGCTGAACCCGATCGACGCCGCCCACGCCACCTTCGCGACCGACAACTTCCTGGCCGGCGAACTGATCGGTCAGTGGGCTGCCGCCACGCTGGGCGACGAAGCCGCCAACGCCAAGATCGCCCTGCTGGACCTGGCCGTCAGCCAGCCCACCGTCGGCGTGCTGCGCGACCAAGGCTTCCTGTCGGGCTTTGGCATCGATCTGGCCGATCCCAACGTGAACGGCGATGAAGACGACGACCGTATCGTCGGCAACGATGTGACCGCCGGTAACGAGGAAGGCGGACGCACCGCGATGGAAAACCTGCTGGCGCAGGACCCCGACATCAACGTCGTCTACACCATCAACGAGCCTGCCGCCGCCGGTGCCTACGGCGCGCTTCAGGACATGGGCAATGACGCCCTGATCGTGTCCGTCGACGGTGGCTGCCCCGGCGTCCAGAACGTCGCCGAAGGCGTGATCGGCGCCACCGCGCAGCAGTACCCGCTGGATATGGCATCGCTGGGCATCGAGGCCATCGCGGCCTTCGCAGAAGACGGCACCGTCCCCGAGCCGACCGAAGGCAAGGACTTCACCGACACCGGCGTCCGTCTGGTGACGGATGCGCCGGTCGACGGCGTCGAGTCGATCTCGGTCGAAGAAGGTCTGGAGCTATGCTGGGGCTAA
- a CDS encoding ROK family transcriptional regulator produces the protein MNKSHLSNGSQDTATALMRGTNQTGVRDHNERLVMSILRRDGALSKAEIARLTGLSAQTVSVIMRELEAEEMLVRGAPRRGKVGQPSVPMSLNPDGAYFHGLLVGRRWVDHVLVDMNGEIRSKTRKSYEKPDFDDVLAFCQTAIDESVQELPEERRSRVQGVGLAIPFGIWEWADAFGAAQEDLMDWRDRDFATELGQMIGTDVIVQNDASAACGAELVFGTSPDLPDLFMHMFIGYFIGGGLVIDNRLYTGPSGNAGAIGSMPVINASGKVAQLLDLASLHGLSSRVIAADKDQSYMFESPLEWGQLEDEVSDWIAELAPALAQAIATTVSLIDVPVVMIDGHLPDTVRHRIVDAVERAMKDTDFAGLERPQIRAGTIGPDARSLGAASLPLAAKFLV, from the coding sequence ATGAACAAGTCCCATCTTAGTAATGGATCCCAGGATACCGCCACCGCTTTGATGCGTGGAACGAACCAGACTGGTGTGCGCGACCACAACGAGCGTCTTGTGATGTCGATCCTGCGCCGCGATGGCGCGCTGTCGAAAGCAGAGATCGCGCGTTTGACAGGTCTGTCCGCGCAGACCGTTTCGGTTATCATGCGAGAGCTGGAAGCCGAAGAAATGCTGGTCCGGGGCGCGCCTCGACGCGGCAAGGTAGGCCAGCCGTCCGTTCCCATGAGCCTGAACCCGGACGGCGCGTATTTCCACGGCCTGTTGGTCGGGCGTCGCTGGGTCGATCATGTACTTGTCGATATGAACGGAGAGATTCGTAGCAAGACGCGGAAATCCTACGAAAAGCCGGATTTCGACGACGTCCTGGCGTTCTGCCAGACTGCAATTGACGAGTCGGTTCAAGAGTTGCCGGAAGAACGGCGATCGCGGGTGCAGGGCGTCGGCCTCGCCATACCTTTCGGCATCTGGGAGTGGGCGGATGCCTTCGGCGCGGCGCAGGAAGACCTGATGGATTGGCGCGACCGGGATTTCGCGACCGAACTCGGTCAGATGATCGGAACGGACGTCATCGTCCAGAACGATGCGTCAGCCGCCTGCGGGGCCGAGCTTGTCTTCGGCACCTCGCCCGATCTGCCCGACCTCTTCATGCATATGTTCATCGGTTACTTCATCGGTGGCGGTCTGGTAATCGACAATCGCCTGTATACCGGTCCGTCCGGCAACGCAGGCGCCATCGGGTCGATGCCGGTGATCAATGCCAGCGGCAAGGTTGCGCAGTTGCTGGACCTTGCGTCGCTTCATGGTTTGTCCAGCCGGGTGATCGCCGCCGACAAGGACCAAAGCTACATGTTCGAAAGCCCGCTGGAGTGGGGGCAACTGGAAGATGAAGTTTCGGACTGGATCGCGGAGCTCGCGCCAGCCTTGGCGCAGGCCATCGCGACGACAGTCTCCTTGATCGACGTGCCGGTCGTGATGATCGACGGTCACTTGCCTGATACCGTGCGCCACCGGATCGTCGACGCGGTAGAACGCGCGATGAAGGACACGGATTTCGCCGGTCTTGAGCGCCCGCAAATCCGCGCGGGAACCATCGGACCGGATGCACGGTCTTTGGGCGCCGCTTCCTTGCCATTGGCCGCGAAATTCTTGGTCTAA
- a CDS encoding GNAT family N-acetyltransferase, which translates to MNLSGWTPRPLPDRAEAGGAYARLEPIDPARHGDDLFDAATTGDAEARHRFLPDLVPDTRLAFGDWLAWAAASSDPLFFAVIDRATGRAVGRQSLLRITPEHGTAEIGHIHWGPGMARSRVATEALYLAARQIFDLGYRRFEWKCNAANAPSRSAALRFGFAFEGIFRNHMVVKGESRDTAWFAMTDEDWGVLRPQYEAWLDPANFDVQGRQLRKLEARHLG; encoded by the coding sequence GTGAACCTGTCGGGCTGGACCCCGCGCCCCCTGCCCGACCGGGCAGAGGCGGGCGGGGCTTACGCCCGGCTTGAACCGATCGATCCTGCGCGGCATGGCGACGATCTGTTCGACGCCGCGACGACGGGGGATGCAGAAGCGCGGCACCGCTTTCTGCCGGATTTGGTGCCCGACACGCGCCTCGCCTTCGGTGACTGGCTGGCGTGGGCGGCGGCAAGCAGCGATCCGCTGTTCTTCGCCGTGATCGACCGCGCCACCGGCCGGGCTGTCGGACGGCAATCCCTGTTGCGTATCACGCCGGAGCATGGCACCGCCGAGATCGGCCATATCCACTGGGGCCCCGGCATGGCGCGCAGCCGCGTCGCGACCGAGGCGCTGTATCTGGCCGCCCGGCAGATTTTCGATCTGGGCTACCGGCGGTTCGAGTGGAAGTGCAACGCGGCGAACGCGCCCTCGCGCTCGGCCGCCCTGCGCTTCGGCTTCGCGTTCGAGGGTATTTTCCGCAACCACATGGTCGTCAAAGGCGAAAGCCGCGACACCGCTTGGTTCGCGATGACGGACGAAGACTGGGGCGTCTTGCGGCCGCAATACGAGGCGTGGCTCGACCCTGCGAACTTCGACGTGCAGGGTCGGCAGTTGCGTAAGCTAGAAGCGCGCCACCTTGGTTAG
- a CDS encoding GcrA family cell cycle regulator, whose translation MSWTDERVETLKKMWNEGQSASQIAKELGGVTRNAVIGKVHRLGLSNRPTDAEVETAAAAAASPEPEPVIEAAPAVEVAAEDDDEEEEEAAPVPARRQIVPAGQPLPPQPSANEISAEALETVREVEKGSKKLSLMELTERTCKWPIGDPAGENFWFCGLGVQAGKPYCEAHVGVAFQPMSARRDRRR comes from the coding sequence ATGTCCTGGACCGACGAGCGCGTCGAGACGCTGAAGAAGATGTGGAACGAAGGCCAGTCCGCCAGCCAGATCGCGAAAGAGCTGGGCGGCGTGACCCGCAACGCCGTGATCGGCAAGGTGCACCGCCTTGGCCTGTCGAACCGCCCCACCGACGCCGAGGTCGAAACGGCAGCCGCTGCTGCCGCCTCGCCCGAGCCCGAGCCGGTGATCGAGGCCGCACCAGCCGTCGAGGTTGCTGCAGAGGACGACGACGAGGAAGAGGAAGAGGCCGCTCCGGTTCCGGCCCGCCGCCAGATCGTGCCCGCCGGTCAGCCGTTGCCGCCGCAGCCGTCCGCGAACGAGATCAGCGCCGAAGCGCTGGAGACTGTGCGTGAGGTCGAGAAGGGATCGAAGAAACTGTCCCTGATGGAGCTGACCGAGCGGACCTGCAAATGGCCCATCGGTGACCCGGCGGGCGAGAATTTCTGGTTCTGCGGTCTGGGCGTTCAGGCCGGCAAGCCCTACTGCGAGGCCCACGTGGGCGTTGCGTTCCAACCCATGTCCGCACGCCGCGACCGCCGCCGGTGA
- a CDS encoding ABC transporter permease — protein sequence MGVRRFGAWNWMGLRTLAERECRRFLAIWAQTVMGPLINAGLFLAVFAIAIGPTRGDIMGVAYVQFMAPGLMMMTVIQNSFGNTSSSLLAAKVGGNIVDTLMPPLSPLEITLGYLAGGIARGLLVAVVIAAVMVLVLRTGLAHPFVLLAYIVVGAAMMGALGILAGIWANKFDQMGAINNFIITPLSFLSGTFYSIQALPAPLTAASHFNPFFYLIDGARYGTLGVSDASPLLGFTVCLVVTLALCVLAWTWFRSGYRLKS from the coding sequence ATGGGTGTGCGCCGCTTCGGCGCGTGGAACTGGATGGGTCTGCGCACCCTGGCCGAGCGGGAGTGCCGCCGCTTCCTGGCGATCTGGGCGCAGACCGTCATGGGGCCGCTAATCAACGCCGGGTTGTTCCTCGCCGTCTTCGCCATCGCCATCGGCCCAACGCGCGGAGACATCATGGGTGTGGCCTACGTGCAGTTTATGGCGCCGGGCCTGATGATGATGACGGTGATCCAGAACAGCTTCGGCAACACCTCGTCGTCCCTGCTGGCCGCCAAGGTCGGCGGCAACATCGTCGACACGCTGATGCCACCGCTGTCGCCGTTAGAGATCACGCTGGGCTATCTGGCGGGCGGCATCGCGCGCGGGTTGTTGGTGGCGGTGGTCATCGCCGCCGTCATGGTGCTGGTCCTTCGGACCGGCCTGGCGCACCCCTTCGTGCTGCTGGCCTATATCGTGGTCGGCGCGGCGATGATGGGCGCGCTGGGGATCCTTGCGGGCATCTGGGCCAACAAGTTCGACCAGATGGGCGCGATCAACAACTTCATCATCACGCCGCTGTCGTTCCTGTCAGGCACCTTCTACTCGATCCAGGCACTGCCCGCGCCGCTGACCGCAGCCAGCCATTTCAACCCGTTCTTCTACCTGATCGACGGCGCGCGTTACGGCACGTTGGGGGTGTCCGACGCCTCTCCGCTGCTGGGCTTCACGGTCTGTCTGGTCGTAACGCTGGCGCTGTGCGTGCTGGCGTGGACATGGTTCCGCTCAGGCTACCGCTTGAAATCATGA
- a CDS encoding aspartate aminotransferase family protein: MIPAILPTYNRAPLTFVKGEGTWLWTDEGTRYLDLGAGIAVNALGHAHPELVKALTDQAAQLWHVSNLYDIPLQQRLADLLVDNSFADTVFFTNSGTESCELALKMARKYWAAKGQDRTQIITFSGSFHGRSTGAIAAAGSEKMTAGFGPLMPGFTHLQWGDHDALRAALTDQTAAVLVEPIQGEGGIRTMPDACLKGLRDLCDQTGALMILDEVQCGMGRTGKLFAHEWAGVTPDIMMVAKGIGGGFPLGAVMATENAAQGMTAGTHGSTYGGNPLACAVGARVMELMTDPAFLPRVDQAGGRLRQGLEGLVASHPTIFAAVRGQGLMLGLECRATNTEIVAQGYAQHILTVPAAENVVRLLPPLTIADDEIAEALNRLDAAAVALEKAA; the protein is encoded by the coding sequence ATGATTCCCGCGATCCTTCCGACGTACAACCGCGCTCCCCTGACATTCGTCAAAGGCGAAGGCACCTGGCTGTGGACGGATGAAGGCACGCGATACCTGGACCTGGGCGCGGGCATCGCCGTCAACGCGCTGGGCCATGCGCACCCCGAATTGGTCAAGGCGCTGACGGATCAGGCGGCGCAGCTGTGGCACGTGTCGAACCTGTATGACATCCCGCTGCAGCAACGGTTGGCCGATCTGTTGGTCGACAACAGCTTCGCGGACACGGTGTTCTTCACGAACTCCGGTACCGAATCCTGTGAGCTGGCGCTTAAGATGGCCCGTAAATACTGGGCGGCGAAGGGTCAGGATCGGACGCAGATAATCACCTTTTCCGGCTCTTTCCACGGCCGCTCCACCGGGGCTATCGCCGCAGCGGGGTCCGAGAAGATGACGGCGGGCTTCGGCCCTCTCATGCCCGGCTTCACCCACCTGCAATGGGGTGACCACGACGCCCTGCGCGCCGCACTGACCGACCAGACCGCCGCTGTGCTGGTCGAGCCGATCCAGGGCGAGGGTGGCATCCGCACAATGCCCGACGCCTGCCTCAAGGGGCTGCGGGACCTGTGCGATCAGACCGGTGCGCTGATGATTCTGGATGAAGTGCAGTGCGGCATGGGCCGGACTGGCAAGCTTTTCGCGCACGAATGGGCGGGCGTGACGCCGGACATCATGATGGTCGCGAAAGGGATCGGCGGGGGTTTCCCCCTTGGCGCGGTCATGGCCACCGAGAACGCCGCACAGGGCATGACGGCGGGCACCCACGGCTCTACCTACGGCGGCAACCCTTTGGCCTGTGCCGTGGGCGCACGCGTGATGGAGTTGATGACAGACCCCGCGTTCCTTCCCCGCGTCGATCAGGCGGGGGGGCGGTTGCGGCAGGGGCTGGAAGGCCTCGTCGCCAGCCATCCCACGATCTTCGCCGCCGTACGCGGGCAAGGGTTGATGCTAGGCCTCGAATGCCGGGCCACGAATACAGAGATCGTGGCTCAGGGGTATGCTCAGCACATCCTGACGGTCCCTGCCGCCGAAAACGTCGTGCGATTGCTGCCGCCGCTGACCATCGCCGACGACGAAATCGCAGAGGCTTTGAATCGCCTCGACGCCGCCGCCGTGGCCCTTGAAAAAGCGGCATAG
- the argF gene encoding ornithine carbamoyltransferase: MTHFLDIHKTDTADLRAIIDAARAMKDSRNGCPKAAPDDEQPLAGHMVALIFEKPSTRTRVSFDVGVRQMGGQTLVLSGADMQLGHGETIADTARVMSRYVDLIMIRTFEEATLLEMAEHATVPVINGLTNRTHPCQIMADIMTYEEHRGPIAGKKVVWSGDGNNVFASFAHAAQQFGFDLTFTGPKPLDPEPELHDLITIERDPQKAVEGADLVVTDTWVSMHDPQSARERRHNQLRGYQVNAELMARANEGALFMHCLPAHRDDEVTSEVMDGPASVIWDEAENRLHAQKAIMRHCLGK, from the coding sequence ATGACCCATTTCCTAGACATTCACAAAACCGACACCGCCGACCTGCGCGCCATCATCGACGCCGCGCGCGCCATGAAGGACAGCCGGAACGGATGCCCCAAGGCCGCGCCCGATGACGAACAGCCCTTGGCCGGGCACATGGTCGCGCTGATCTTCGAAAAGCCATCCACCCGCACGCGCGTCAGCTTCGACGTGGGCGTGCGGCAGATGGGCGGGCAGACGCTGGTTTTGTCGGGTGCCGACATGCAGCTTGGACATGGCGAGACCATCGCCGACACCGCCCGCGTCATGTCGCGCTACGTCGATCTCATCATGATCCGCACGTTCGAAGAAGCGACCCTGTTGGAGATGGCCGAACACGCCACGGTGCCGGTCATCAACGGTCTGACCAATCGCACGCATCCCTGCCAGATCATGGCCGATATTATGACGTATGAGGAACATCGCGGCCCCATCGCAGGCAAGAAGGTCGTGTGGTCCGGCGACGGAAACAACGTCTTCGCCAGCTTCGCCCATGCCGCGCAGCAGTTCGGGTTCGACCTGACCTTCACCGGCCCAAAGCCGCTGGATCCGGAGCCGGAGCTGCACGATCTGATCACCATCGAACGCGACCCGCAGAAGGCCGTCGAAGGCGCGGACCTTGTCGTCACCGACACATGGGTGTCCATGCACGACCCCCAATCCGCCCGCGAACGCCGCCATAACCAACTGCGCGGCTACCAGGTCAACGCCGAGCTGATGGCCCGCGCAAACGAGGGCGCGCTGTTCATGCACTGCCTACCTGCCCACCGCGACGACGAGGTCACGTCAGAGGTCATGGACGGCCCGGCGTCCGTCATCTGGGACGAGGCCGAGAACCGGCTGCACGCCCAGAAAGCGATCATGCGGCATTGTCTGGGGAAGTAG